In a genomic window of Bifidobacteriaceae bacterium:
- a CDS encoding DEAD/DEAH box helicase has product MTEPKTIALEHALAAVRAENQRLRNLLRLTDGAEPPPQQAALALVHPGALDSRSPLQAKIALFGSLFASRPDAFARRWDNGRKPKSGWGPAAARWYPKGTKLEDKELLPLTPAILERHLRGEMYIGLYPVLVDDTCWWLAADFDGASAMLDAHAYAKAAASLGIPTALEISHSGKGVHVWIFFSEPVPAARARALGEGCLHLAHGIRGALPLGSYDRLFPNQDTVPRGGLGNLIAAPLHGLSRKRGTTVFVDPVVWEPHKDQWEFLSVLDRVTPGQLAAAVKAAPVIVGEDVKAFRPSRATAIQPLPPAHVHATLGRGLIIAAEDLPRGLAAILRNAATMRNPMFYKKQTMRLPTYGTPRFLQGFDLSVEGDVILPRGLTERAAQLVKQAGSELVVKDERQRGAEIDVAFSGDLTTVQAAAVDAVLAHEAGILQAPTGAGKTVMACAIIAERGVNTLIMVDRKILADQWRERIQAFLGVKPGQMGGGRKKTTGVVDIVMLQSLARRTEEEVAAFGEPYGQVIVDECHHLAAGSYEHSVSRIGATWWLGLTATPERADGLEQLVTWQLGPIRHAVRDILPADDSLTTPYLGPERRLVIHQTAFRAATAYDPADPASLAAVYRELAADAVRNDQIATDVLAAVGEGRKCLVVTKLRDHVDALAGRVRAAGHDPVILRGGLGAKELADARKRLAAHPADLPLVAIGTLPYIGEGFDAPVLDTVFLTAPISFPGRLVQAIGRIRMGGGKTAVTVHDYTDPAVPLLAAQFRRRQPGYRQLGFTEWTR; this is encoded by the coding sequence GTGACCGAACCCAAGACCATCGCTTTGGAACACGCGCTCGCTGCGGTCCGGGCCGAAAACCAACGCCTGCGCAACCTGCTCCGCCTGACTGACGGCGCCGAGCCGCCGCCGCAACAAGCCGCGCTCGCGCTGGTCCACCCGGGCGCGCTGGACAGCCGCTCGCCCCTCCAAGCGAAAATCGCGCTGTTCGGATCCTTGTTCGCCTCGCGCCCCGACGCGTTCGCCAGGCGGTGGGACAACGGCCGCAAGCCCAAGTCCGGGTGGGGTCCGGCGGCCGCGCGCTGGTACCCCAAGGGAACCAAGCTGGAAGACAAGGAATTGTTGCCGTTGACTCCCGCCATCCTGGAAAGACATTTGCGCGGCGAGATGTACATCGGCTTATACCCGGTCCTCGTCGACGACACCTGCTGGTGGCTGGCGGCGGATTTCGACGGCGCCAGCGCCATGCTGGACGCGCACGCCTACGCCAAGGCCGCCGCTTCGCTGGGAATCCCAACGGCGCTGGAGATCTCGCATTCGGGCAAAGGCGTGCATGTGTGGATCTTCTTCAGCGAGCCCGTCCCGGCTGCCCGGGCCAGGGCACTCGGCGAGGGCTGCCTGCATCTGGCCCACGGAATCCGCGGCGCTTTGCCGCTGGGTTCGTATGACCGGCTCTTCCCCAACCAGGACACCGTCCCGCGCGGCGGCCTGGGCAACCTGATCGCCGCACCCCTGCACGGGCTTTCGCGCAAGCGCGGCACAACGGTGTTCGTCGACCCGGTGGTTTGGGAGCCGCACAAGGACCAATGGGAGTTCCTGTCGGTGCTGGACCGCGTGACGCCGGGCCAACTCGCCGCCGCGGTCAAGGCCGCGCCCGTCATAGTCGGCGAGGATGTGAAAGCGTTTCGTCCCTCGCGGGCCACGGCCATCCAGCCGCTGCCGCCGGCGCACGTCCACGCGACGCTTGGGCGCGGGCTCATTATCGCGGCGGAGGACCTGCCGCGGGGTCTGGCCGCCATCCTCCGCAACGCCGCCACCATGCGCAACCCCATGTTCTACAAGAAACAGACCATGCGCTTGCCGACCTACGGGACCCCGCGGTTCCTTCAAGGCTTCGACCTGAGCGTCGAAGGGGACGTGATTCTGCCAAGGGGGCTCACCGAGCGTGCGGCCCAACTGGTCAAGCAGGCCGGGTCGGAGCTGGTCGTGAAAGACGAGCGCCAGCGCGGAGCGGAAATTGACGTCGCGTTCTCGGGGGACCTCACCACAGTCCAGGCGGCGGCGGTCGACGCGGTCCTCGCCCATGAGGCGGGCATCCTCCAGGCCCCGACCGGCGCCGGCAAGACGGTCATGGCCTGCGCCATCATCGCCGAACGCGGGGTCAACACCCTGATCATGGTGGACAGGAAAATCCTCGCCGACCAATGGCGCGAGCGCATTCAGGCGTTCCTCGGTGTCAAACCGGGCCAAATGGGCGGCGGCCGCAAGAAGACCACCGGTGTGGTCGACATTGTGATGCTGCAATCCCTCGCGCGCCGCACCGAAGAGGAAGTCGCGGCGTTCGGCGAGCCCTACGGGCAGGTGATCGTCGACGAATGCCACCACCTGGCCGCCGGCAGCTACGAGCATTCGGTCTCCCGGATCGGCGCGACTTGGTGGCTGGGCCTCACCGCCACCCCAGAGCGCGCGGACGGCCTGGAGCAGTTGGTGACCTGGCAGTTGGGCCCCATCCGCCACGCGGTCCGCGACATCTTGCCCGCAGACGATTCCCTGACCACGCCCTATCTGGGACCCGAACGGCGATTGGTGATCCACCAGACCGCCTTCCGGGCCGCGACCGCCTACGACCCGGCCGATCCGGCCAGCCTCGCGGCCGTCTACAGGGAATTGGCCGCCGATGCCGTCCGCAACGACCAAATCGCAACGGACGTTCTGGCCGCCGTCGGCGAGGGCCGCAAGTGCTTGGTCGTCACCAAGCTCCGCGACCACGTTGACGCGTTGGCGGGCAGGGTGAGGGCGGCCGGCCACGACCCGGTCATCCTGCGCGGCGGCCTGGGCGCGAAGGAGTTGGCCGACGCCCGGAAACGCCTGGCCGCGCATCCGGCCGATCTGCCGCTGGTCGCCATCGGCACCTTGCCGTACATCGGCGAGGGGTTCGACGCCCCGGTCCTCGACACAGTCTTCCTAACCGCGCCGATCTCCTTTCCGGGCCGGCTGGTCCAGGCGATCGGCCGGATTCGGATGGGCGGCGGCAAAACGGCAGTGACGGTCCACGACTACACCGACCCGGCGGTGCCGCTGCTGGCCGCACAGTTCCGCCGCCGCCAGCCTGGCTACCGGCAACTCGGCTTCACCGAGTGGACCCGTTGA
- a CDS encoding BrnA antitoxin family protein: MLANSPDAARCGDHGGQPRATGSTATTANPHRKRLKKGVTIRLDGDAVGHFKAVAAQTGVPYRTLISLYLAGCAATERKKASTWV; the protein is encoded by the coding sequence GTGCTGGCCAACTCACCGGATGCGGCGCGCTGTGGCGATCATGGTGGCCAACCTCGCGCGACGGGGTCCACCGCGACGACGGCGAACCCGCACCGCAAACGACTGAAGAAAGGGGTGACGATCCGCTTGGACGGGGACGCCGTCGGCCACTTCAAGGCGGTGGCCGCGCAAACGGGCGTCCCCTATCGGACCCTGATCAGCCTGTACCTGGCCGGCTGCGCCGCCACTGAACGCAAAAAGGCCTCGACCTGGGTGTGA